In Methanothermus fervidus DSM 2088, a single genomic region encodes these proteins:
- a CDS encoding CTP synthase (COGs: COG0504 CTP synthase (UTP-ammonia lyase)~InterPro IPR017926: IPR004468: IPR017456: IPR000991~KEGG: mth:MTH419 CTP synthetase~PFAM: CTP synthase-like; glutamine amidotransferase class-I~PRIAM: CTP synthase~SPTR: O26519 CTP synthase~TIGRFAM: CTP synthase~PFAM: Glutamine amidotransferase class-I; CTP synthase N-terminus~TIGRFAM: CTP synthase), protein MVKYIIFTGGVVSSVGKGITLASIGRILRSYGLRVTAIKIDPYLNWDAGTLNPYQHGEVFVTEDGMETDLDIGHYERFLDVNLPGEANITTGKVYLSVIKKEREGKFLGSCVQIIPHVTDEIKRRIRNISERDDNDVALVEVGGTVGDIEGQPFLEALRQLKNEENYENVMFIHVTYVPYLKSAGELKTKPTQHSTKELRSMGINPDMIICRSEIPIDVNTKNKIAHFCDVEPNAVINVPDVSSIYEVPLILNKQNVGEYIINRLNLKPRSPFDMSRWEKIVKMMKVKKPSVTVGIVGKYVELEDSYISIREALRHAAAKVGVNVNIEWISADKDLKKENFENLDSILVPGGFGSRGVEGKLKVIRHAMNNKVPIFGICLGMQCMVIEFARQHGLKNANSTEFDKNTPYPVIDLMEEQKKIRKMGGTMRLGAYPCKIKKGTISYDAYKKDLVYERHRHRYEVNNEYRDILEEEGLVIAGVSPDNFLVEIIELEDHPWFLGCQFHPEFKSRPNRPHPLFVSFIEASLNNKKLRDRDKK, encoded by the coding sequence CTGGTAAAATATATCATTTTTACTGGTGGCGTAGTAAGTTCTGTAGGTAAAGGCATAACTTTAGCTTCAATTGGAAGAATACTTAGATCTTATGGTCTACGTGTAACAGCAATCAAAATAGATCCATATCTCAACTGGGATGCTGGAACCTTAAATCCATATCAACATGGGGAAGTATTTGTCACTGAAGATGGTATGGAAACAGATTTAGATATTGGACACTATGAACGATTTTTAGATGTGAATTTACCAGGTGAAGCAAATATCACAACTGGAAAAGTGTATCTATCTGTTATCAAAAAAGAAAGAGAAGGTAAATTTTTAGGATCATGTGTTCAAATTATACCTCATGTCACAGATGAAATAAAAAGAAGGATTAGGAATATATCAGAAAGAGATGATAATGACGTTGCATTAGTTGAAGTAGGTGGCACTGTAGGAGATATAGAAGGTCAACCATTTTTAGAAGCCTTAAGACAATTGAAAAATGAAGAAAATTATGAAAATGTGATGTTCATTCATGTAACTTATGTTCCTTATCTAAAGTCAGCTGGAGAACTTAAAACAAAACCTACACAACATAGTACAAAAGAGCTTAGAAGTATGGGTATAAATCCTGACATGATAATATGTAGAAGTGAAATTCCCATAGATGTTAACACAAAAAATAAAATTGCTCATTTTTGTGATGTAGAACCAAATGCCGTTATAAACGTTCCTGATGTAAGTTCGATATATGAAGTTCCACTAATTTTAAATAAACAAAACGTAGGGGAATATATAATAAATAGACTCAATCTAAAGCCAAGATCTCCTTTTGACATGTCTCGTTGGGAAAAAATTGTAAAAATGATGAAAGTAAAGAAACCTTCTGTTACTGTTGGCATAGTTGGAAAATATGTAGAACTAGAAGACTCATATATAAGTATAAGAGAAGCATTAAGGCACGCAGCCGCTAAAGTTGGTGTAAATGTTAATATTGAATGGATTAGCGCCGACAAAGATCTCAAGAAAGAAAATTTTGAAAATTTAGACTCTATACTAGTTCCAGGAGGCTTTGGTTCAAGAGGCGTTGAAGGGAAATTAAAGGTCATACGACATGCTATGAATAACAAAGTCCCAATTTTTGGAATATGTTTGGGCATGCAATGTATGGTTATTGAATTTGCTAGACAACATGGCCTCAAAAATGCTAACAGCACAGAATTTGACAAAAATACACCATATCCAGTTATAGATTTAATGGAAGAACAGAAAAAGATAAGAAAGATGGGAGGAACAATGCGACTTGGAGCTTATCCCTGTAAAATAAAGAAAGGCACAATTTCATATGATGCATATAAAAAAGATCTTGTATATGAAAGGCATAGACATAGATACGAAGTAAATAATGAATATAGAGACATTTTAGAAGAGGAAGGACTCGTAATAGCCGGAGTTTCTCCTGATAATTTTTTAGTTGAAATTATTGAACTAGAAGACCATCCATGGTTTTTAGGATGTCAATTTCATCCAGAATTTAAATCAAGACCCAACAGACCTCATCCATTGTTTGTTTCTTTCATTGAGGCATCATTGAATAATAAAAAATTAAGAGACAGGGATAAAAAATGA